From a region of the bacterium genome:
- a CDS encoding BamA/TamA family outer membrane protein produces MAPSSVALRIAILVLACLLPAAAARADDELDFGLQTHRLSRVELNGNITFPTDQLKRIMRLQEGSWMRPLRAARYQPHLVETQVRLLRNYYRNRGFHQVVTSVDSITVDGGGGDVLHISVVEGRRTYIRRLTFSGFEPVSEARLRTAVTLREGSPAPADLNAFGADIYTLRELLRDETYLDAAVYPELTLEPLGDDAGFAADLNYRVVIGKSYRIDEIVISGNNLTIDRLVQRELEVAPGDPLRWGKVEDTRRNLLGTSLYRDVNINAIHTDTVAGTANLSLHVIERRPAYYELGVGVGSLERVRLLAAWGHNNLWGTGRRVQVRGRGSWNVEDVVGRQISFDQGQINYRGEVSYVNPRLRDGRYSLDTTLFLSRETRGESGLNLFGWGANVGTFWRSNRYVTNNVSLGYKVTEPEIHPQAPEESQASFNAVNPSISRVRSLNWAMYVDHRNDLFHPTDGIYSVLTAQLAGGLLGGDYHFFKWTAAWHDYRKMPVGTLALRVKVGGTRTYGASLDQGADGVPYDDRFFAGGASTVRGYANNSLGPQVSDEDELNYLNYTSDVLLPDNPARGGNYLLLTNAEWRVPLPVLRKWGLATVVFFEGGNVWAELRDLQLRGFRLTSEPGLPTDSGSTKDWDYRYSLGTGLRFDTPFGPVRIDVGFPLKRARYLSDYLGATRDYKDPSAVWHFSVGYPF; encoded by the coding sequence TTGGCGCCATCCTCCGTTGCGCTCCGGATCGCCATCCTTGTGCTGGCCTGCCTGCTGCCGGCCGCGGCGGCCCGCGCCGACGACGAGCTCGATTTCGGGTTGCAGACGCACCGGCTTTCCCGGGTCGAGCTGAACGGCAACATCACCTTCCCGACCGACCAGCTCAAGCGCATCATGCGCCTGCAGGAAGGCAGCTGGATGCGGCCGCTCCGTGCCGCCCGTTACCAGCCGCACCTGGTCGAGACGCAGGTGCGGTTGCTGAGGAACTACTACCGCAACCGCGGGTTCCACCAGGTTGTCACGAGCGTCGATTCGATCACCGTCGACGGTGGCGGCGGCGACGTCCTGCATATCTCGGTGGTGGAGGGCCGGCGCACCTACATCCGCCGGCTGACATTTTCCGGTTTCGAGCCGGTCTCGGAGGCCCGCCTGCGCACGGCGGTCACGCTGCGCGAGGGCAGTCCCGCGCCGGCCGACCTCAACGCGTTCGGCGCCGACATCTACACCCTGCGGGAACTGCTGCGCGACGAGACCTACCTGGATGCCGCCGTGTACCCGGAACTGACGCTCGAACCCCTCGGGGACGACGCGGGCTTTGCGGCCGACCTCAACTATCGCGTGGTGATCGGCAAGTCGTACCGCATCGACGAGATCGTCATTTCGGGCAACAACCTGACGATCGACCGGCTGGTGCAGCGTGAACTGGAAGTCGCGCCCGGCGATCCGCTGCGCTGGGGCAAGGTGGAGGACACCCGCCGCAACCTGCTGGGCACGAGCCTCTACCGCGACGTCAACATCAATGCCATCCACACCGATACGGTCGCGGGCACCGCCAACCTTTCGCTGCACGTCATCGAACGCCGCCCCGCCTACTACGAGCTGGGCGTCGGTGTCGGGAGCCTGGAGCGCGTGCGCCTGCTGGCGGCATGGGGCCACAACAACCTCTGGGGCACGGGCCGTCGCGTGCAGGTACGCGGTCGGGGATCGTGGAACGTTGAAGATGTCGTGGGGCGCCAGATCAGCTTCGACCAGGGGCAGATCAACTACCGCGGCGAGGTCTCGTACGTGAACCCGCGCCTTCGCGACGGGCGCTACAGCCTGGACACGACGTTGTTCCTGTCGCGCGAGACGCGCGGCGAGTCGGGGCTGAACCTGTTCGGCTGGGGCGCCAACGTCGGCACGTTCTGGCGCTCGAATCGGTATGTGACGAACAACGTCTCCCTCGGCTACAAGGTCACCGAGCCGGAGATTCATCCGCAGGCACCCGAGGAATCGCAGGCAAGCTTCAATGCCGTCAATCCTTCGATCAGCCGCGTGCGCTCGCTGAACTGGGCGATGTACGTTGACCATCGCAACGACCTGTTCCATCCGACGGACGGCATCTACTCGGTGTTGACGGCCCAGCTTGCCGGCGGCCTGCTCGGCGGCGACTACCACTTCTTCAAGTGGACGGCGGCCTGGCACGACTACCGGAAGATGCCGGTGGGCACGCTGGCCCTGCGCGTCAAGGTCGGCGGAACGCGGACCTACGGCGCCTCGCTGGACCAGGGCGCCGACGGAGTGCCTTACGACGACCGCTTCTTCGCCGGCGGTGCCTCGACGGTTCGGGGCTATGCGAACAATTCGCTGGGTCCGCAGGTCTCCGACGAGGACGAACTGAACTACCTCAACTACACGTCGGATGTGCTCCTGCCGGATAACCCGGCGCGCGGCGGCAACTACCTCCTGCTCACGAACGCCGAGTGGCGCGTGCCGCTGCCGGTTCTCAGGAAGTGGGGACTGGCTACCGTCGTCTTTTTCGAGGGCGGCAATGTCTGGGCCGAGTTGCGCGACCTGCAATTGCGCGGGTTTCGCCTCACCTCCGAGCCGGGCCTCCCGACCGACTCCGGTTCGACCAAGGACTGGGATTACCGCTACAGCCTGGGCACCGGCCTGCGCTTCGACACGCCGTTCGGCCCCGTCCGGATCGACGTCGGCTTCCCGCTCAAGCGTGCGCGCTACCTGAGCGACTACCTGGGCGCGACACGGGATTACAAGGATCCCTCGGCAGTCTGGCACTTCTCGGTGGGGTATCCGTTCTGA
- the rseP gene encoding RIP metalloprotease RseP: protein MSSTLPITIFAFLVTLGLVVIVHELGHFLTCKLFGVYVKTFSIGIGPKLLRKRWGETEYALSAIPFGGYVKMAGEGLMEEIQDTGTWQERKYPLGTQEGNAEAAGQDDHIPPHRHFFSKPAWQRLLVFIAGPLANLVLAFVLYTGLVLGNGLQNIPFTRVGQVHEASPAATAGFLVGDRITAVAGVPVDNWGDIEDAVVPAANRQASTTPPVAVTVERDGAIVVLQLQPTFATEAGGWNVGLEPWNTTVGLVQKGGPADKLGLREGDIIVSVNGQTVTAFSQIAGIINERPAEPTEVVWERDGRQLSGQVTPEQTEVAPGENKGRIFLEPYFSYDKVGFGQGIQLGWQRTSDTIKVTLGVLGDFVKRKLGLDAVGGPLRIGQAAGEMLRWSFSHLMYFVAFFSINLFLLNLMPIPVLDGGHVLFLLLEVARGGKPVPERMQAIATQVGLIILLLFMTFVVVLDVWKVTGH, encoded by the coding sequence TTGAGCAGCACACTCCCGATCACCATTTTCGCCTTCCTCGTCACGCTGGGGCTGGTGGTGATCGTCCATGAACTCGGCCACTTCCTGACCTGCAAGCTGTTCGGCGTCTATGTCAAGACGTTCTCCATCGGCATCGGTCCCAAGCTCCTGCGCAAGCGCTGGGGCGAGACCGAGTACGCCCTGTCGGCCATCCCGTTCGGCGGCTACGTGAAGATGGCGGGCGAGGGGTTGATGGAGGAGATCCAGGACACCGGCACCTGGCAGGAACGCAAGTATCCGCTGGGCACGCAGGAGGGCAACGCCGAGGCCGCCGGCCAGGACGACCACATCCCGCCGCACCGCCATTTCTTCAGCAAGCCCGCGTGGCAGCGCCTGCTGGTGTTCATCGCCGGTCCGTTGGCGAACCTCGTGCTCGCGTTCGTGCTCTACACCGGGCTGGTGCTCGGGAACGGCCTGCAGAACATCCCCTTCACCCGGGTAGGCCAGGTGCACGAGGCCTCGCCGGCGGCGACGGCCGGCTTCCTGGTGGGCGACCGCATCACGGCCGTCGCCGGCGTGCCGGTCGACAACTGGGGCGACATCGAGGACGCCGTGGTGCCTGCCGCCAATCGGCAGGCGAGCACCACGCCACCGGTAGCCGTCACCGTCGAGCGCGACGGAGCCATCGTTGTCCTGCAACTGCAGCCGACCTTCGCCACCGAGGCGGGTGGCTGGAACGTGGGGCTGGAGCCGTGGAACACGACGGTCGGCCTGGTGCAGAAGGGTGGACCGGCCGACAAGCTGGGCCTTCGCGAAGGTGACATCATCGTCTCGGTCAACGGGCAGACGGTGACCGCCTTCAGCCAGATCGCCGGCATCATCAATGAACGACCGGCCGAGCCGACCGAGGTGGTCTGGGAGCGCGACGGCCGGCAGCTCAGCGGGCAGGTCACGCCCGAGCAGACCGAAGTGGCTCCGGGCGAGAACAAGGGCCGCATTTTCCTGGAGCCGTACTTCTCCTACGACAAGGTCGGCTTCGGGCAGGGGATCCAGCTGGGTTGGCAGCGCACGTCGGACACCATCAAGGTCACTCTGGGCGTGCTCGGCGATTTCGTGAAGCGCAAGCTGGGGCTGGACGCGGTGGGTGGTCCGCTGCGCATCGGGCAGGCGGCGGGAGAGATGCTGCGCTGGAGCTTCTCGCACCTGATGTACTTCGTCGCCTTCTTCTCGATCAACCTGTTCCTGCTGAACCTCATGCCCATCCCGGTGCTCGACGGCGGCCACGTGCTGTTCCTGCTGCTTGAAGTGGCGCGGGGCGGCAAGCCGGTGCCCGAACGGATGCAGGCGATCGCCACGCAGGTCGGGCTGATCATCCTGCTGCTGTTCATGACCTTCGTGGTCGTGCTCGACGTGTGGAAGGTGACCGGGCACTAG